The sequence below is a genomic window from Sphingomonas naphthae.
GGGTTGTCGCGGTCCGGGAGTGAGCCTCGAAAGCGCTGATATCGCTAAGGCGACCTCGATCATGACATTTTCTCATCATAAGAATTTGGCCACATGATCGGCTCCGTCCAGCCTATATTCGGTGAAGACGTTGAAATGCGGGATGGGATACGTCCGCCGCTCATTCTCTCGCTCTTGCTGCACCGTTCATCGTGGTACGGGCCATGCGAACCGCAGGCTAGCTGTGTCTCTCTTAAGCTATGGGACATCATCCTTCGAAGAGACGGGAGGTTGATCGGTGTCGGCTACCAGAGGTGGGGGGAAGGCAGCCGACACCGTGCGCTGAGGATCACATGATTGTGGTTTCGCCAGCGCAAGCTTGTAGCAGGTTGGTCGAATTCAGATGGATTGGTCCCCAACAGCATTCATACCGCTGTCCCGACGAGCGCCCCGATACCGGCCGTCATCGCCATCGCCAGCGCGCCCCAGAATGTCACCCGTAAGGTCGCCTTCAGCATCGGCGCACCACCGGCACGAGCCCCTATTAGCCCCAGCAGTGCAAGGAATAGCAGTGAAGCGCAGGCCTCGACAGCCACAAGCTTTGGTCCAGGAGTTAAAAGAACAATCGCCAAGGGTAGCGCCGCACCCGCTGTAAAAGTGGCTGCCGATGTCAGAGCTGCCTGGATAGGGCGCGCAGTCGTCATCTCGGATATACCCAGTTCATCATGGGCATGGGCCGCCAGTGCGTCTTTCGCCATCATCTGCCGCGCTACCGATTCTGCGGTTGCAGGATCGACCCCGCGTTTTATGTATATGCCAGCCAACTCCCGCACTTCAGCTTCCACATTGGTGCCGAGCTCTTTTCGCTCGCGGTCGAGATCTGCGCGCTCGGTATCGGACTGGGAGCTGACGGAAACATATTCGCCCGCAGCCATCGACATCGCTCCAGCGACAAGACCCGCAGCACCAGCCACCAATATGTCTGACGATTTGGCTGCGGCTGCCGCAACGCCGATGATAAGGCTCGCGGTCGAGACAATCCCGTCGTTGGCGCCAAGCACTGCGGCACGCAGCCAGCCGATGCGCGAGACAAGATGACGTTCCGCATGCAGTGTATGTCTCGCCATCTCTCCGGTTCTCTTCCTCTGTGTGCCCACTGGTGGTCAGCCGAAATTGCAGGTTGTTTCTTGCGCTTCAGTTCTGACAAACATCTGACACGGCAGGTAGCGGCGTTACAGACCAGCGCGCAATGTCACCCTAAAGAGCGCGCCGCCACTCGGCGCATTCTCAAACGAGATTGATCCACCATGCGCCTCGACAAGGCGCTTGACGATTCCAAGGCCCAGCCCTGCGCCATTGCTGGCTCGACGGTCTCCACGCCAGAATCTTTCGAAGATATGCTGCTTGTCGGCATCCGGGATGCCATTGCCATGATCTCGAACCGAAATTGTAGGCCCAGGGCCAGCCGTGACTTCGATAGGGCCGTTACCGTCGCAATGTGCCAGCGCATTATCGACAAGGTTGCGAATGATCCTATAGATGGCCTCCCGATGGCCGAGCGCGGTCGCATCGCCGAGCTGTTCAAATTCCAGCTCCAGATTTTGTTCGAAGGCCTTGGGCGCAAGGCTGGTGACCACAGCTTTTGCGGTGTCTGCCAGGTCGACAATATCCGCGTCGTCGATCATCAAAGCGTCGGCCTGAGCAAGATCCAGCATCTGGCCAACCAACCGGGTCATATAGAGATTGTCGCGCGACAACTCATCGCGATCTTTGCTCGGCGGCAAACGATCAATGCCAAGCTGCATGATAGCGAGCGGAGTGCGCAATTCGTGGGCGGCATTAGCCGTAAACGTGCGCAACGTGCCTATGGCGTCCTCGAGGCGTCCCAGTGCGCGATTGAAGGCGCAGACAAGCGTGTGCACTTCCCGCGGCGCCATTGGCTCGGACAGCCTCGTCGCCATATTATCGGGATCGAGGCTATCGACCTCCTGTTCGGCCAGCCGCAACGGATCCAGCACACGGCGCACAGCGAGGATGTTGAAGGCTAGCATCAGCAACGACAGCGGGACGAGGGGCAGCACCGCATGCTGCAAAATCTCGTTCCAGATGACTGGCAGATAGGGCCGCAACCCATCGCCTTCGAACTGCATGAGCACCCATCGCTGCTGACCATTCTGAACGATGGTACGGACGCCGGTGATACGATAGCCGGCCAGGGTTCGCTCTCGTTGCGTCCAGTCAACCATCGCCCGGCGCTCATGGGTCAGGTTATGATCGGGATCATGCACCATGGGTTCGTCAAGATAGTGAACCAGCCAATGCGTCGACCCTGGCGGACCTTCGTGAAGGTCGGCCGTCTGAGGGCCAGCAGCGATGCGGTCGGCCTCCAGACTGAGCAGTTCTTGCGCAAGCGACTCTGGCTGGCGACTATATGTCACCACGACGATGGCGATATTGAGCACCGCGAAAATCAGCGTCAGTACCGCAAGGCGAACAGCGATCTGTCGGAACAGGCTTGGCCCGGCTGGCCGGAATAGGGTGAGCGACCCGTCATTCACTGGCTGAACGCCCAGGATACAAGGCGTAGCCGACACCATGAACAGTTTTGATTTCAGCATTTGCAGCCGCGGCTGCGAGACGTTTCCTCAGCCGCGAAACCGTTGCTTCCAGTGCGTTGGGCGTAACCTCTGCATCCATGGAATAGAGCGCGTTCTCGAGACTAGCTTTTGCCACGACATTGCCTGAGCGTCGCAGGAGTTGTTCCAGGAGCGCGACTTCGCGCGGCGTCGCATCAACAGCTTGCCCGGCGACCTGTACTGACCGTGCCGACGGATCCAGGATGATATTTCCTGCGATCAGCGTGGTATCGAGTGCATTCCCCGGCCGCCGCAGAAGCGCACGGCACCGGGCGGCCAGTTCCGGAATCTGGAACGGTTTGACAAGATAGTCGTCGGCGCCCGCATCGAGGCCATCGACCCTATCGTCAAGCC
It includes:
- a CDS encoding sensor histidine kinase; the encoded protein is MNDGSLTLFRPAGPSLFRQIAVRLAVLTLIFAVLNIAIVVVTYSRQPESLAQELLSLEADRIAAGPQTADLHEGPPGSTHWLVHYLDEPMVHDPDHNLTHERRAMVDWTQRERTLAGYRITGVRTIVQNGQQRWVLMQFEGDGLRPYLPVIWNEILQHAVLPLVPLSLLMLAFNILAVRRVLDPLRLAEQEVDSLDPDNMATRLSEPMAPREVHTLVCAFNRALGRLEDAIGTLRTFTANAAHELRTPLAIMQLGIDRLPPSKDRDELSRDNLYMTRLVGQMLDLAQADALMIDDADIVDLADTAKAVVTSLAPKAFEQNLELEFEQLGDATALGHREAIYRIIRNLVDNALAHCDGNGPIEVTAGPGPTISVRDHGNGIPDADKQHIFERFWRGDRRASNGAGLGLGIVKRLVEAHGGSISFENAPSGGALFRVTLRAGL
- a CDS encoding VIT1/CCC1 transporter family protein, which gives rise to MARHTLHAERHLVSRIGWLRAAVLGANDGIVSTASLIIGVAAAAAKSSDILVAGAAGLVAGAMSMAAGEYVSVSSQSDTERADLDRERKELGTNVEAEVRELAGIYIKRGVDPATAESVARQMMAKDALAAHAHDELGISEMTTARPIQAALTSAATFTAGAALPLAIVLLTPGPKLVAVEACASLLFLALLGLIGARAGGAPMLKATLRVTFWGALAMAMTAGIGALVGTAV
- a CDS encoding response regulator transcription factor; translation: MRILLIEDNARLADLVRDGLDKLGFAVDWYDTVDGAEHAQKISCYDLLLVDLGLPDGDGLDLIRAMRRRRNMTPIMVLTARGGLDDRVDGLDAGADDYLVKPFQIPELAARCRALLRRPGNALDTTLIAGNIILDPSARSVQVAGQAVDATPREVALLEQLLRRSGNVVAKASLENALYSMDAEVTPNALEATVSRLRKRLAAAAANAEIKTVHGVGYALYPGRSASE